A segment of the Campylobacter vulpis genome:
GCTTTAAGTAATGATTTTGTTAAGGTTGATATCCCTTCATCTGTGGCACTTAAAGACATAGCAAAGGGTGCAGGACTTAATTTAGCTACGCTTAAAAAATATAATCCGCAATTTAGACACAGCTTCACGCCTCCTGGAAAGGGTTATTATATGTATATCCCACTTAATAAGGTTGCTTTTTTTGAAAAAAATTTCAAAAATGTCAAGCTTGAAAAGGTCGATACAAGCATACCGATGACAAGAACCTATATTGTTAAAGCTGGCGATTCGCTTTATAAAATCGCTAAAATGCACGGCATTAGCACAGAAGATATTAGAGAATTAAATAAAATTCGTAAAAATCATTTAAGTATTAATCAAAAACTTATTATACCGATTAAGGAGAAGAAAAATGCAAAAAATTCATACGCTCAAGTTAGTTCTCGCTAGTTCTACACTTTTGCTTTTAAGTGGTTGCGGGGTTACAAGCTATATTAGAGATAATTTTAATGGAAACGCACAGGTTTATTACCCTACTAATGACTTTAAAAGCGACCCATCTAAGTCAGGTAGCAAAGGCACGATGAAGCCTTATACAATTAATGGTAAGACTTATTATCCAACCGTCGTTGAAGTGGGCGAAACTGCCGATGGGATAGCAAGCTGGTATGGACCGGGTTTTCACGGCAAAAAAACAAGTAATGGTGAAACTTATGATCAAAATGGACTAACAGCAGCACACAAAACCTTACCAATGAATACGATTTTAAGGGTTACAAATTTAAATAATCATCGTCAAGTTACCGTGCGTGTAAATGACCGCGGACCTTTTGCACATAACCGCATTATTGATCTATCAAAAGGTGCAGCAGGGAAAATTGATATGATTCACGCTGGAACAGCACCTGTAAGACTTGAGGTTATAGGCTTTGGTAATAAAAATTCAGGTAATGAAGTCGTGCATTCTAATGTAAATTATGGAAGTGGCGGTGCAATTTCTGGCGGAGGAAATGTCTATGAAGGGGGGAATTTTATGGTGCAAATCGGTGCATTTAAAAACCGCTCTGGAGCCGAAATTACCGCGTCAAAATATAAAACTTACCGAACTTATAGCTCGACTATACGCACAAGCTCTGTTGATGGGCTAAATCGCGTTTTTTTAACAGGTTTTAGAAGTGAAGAAGAGGCAAGAGATTTTGCTAGTAGCGGAGCTTTTGCTGGAGCTTTTGTCGTAAGAGAATAAGATGATAGAATTGATTTTTTTAGATGTTGATGGCTGTTTAACTGATGGTAAGATTATTTACACACAAAATGGTGGCGAGATTAAAGAATTTGATGTAAAAGACGGTGCTGCCATTGAAGCGTGGCTTAAACTTGGTAAAAAAATAGCTATCATCACAGGGCGTAATAGTCCTTGCGTGGAGCAAAGAGCTAAGGATTTAAAAATCGAATTTGTTTTTCAGGGTATTAAAGATAAATTAAGCTGCGCAAAAGAGCTTTTGACAAAATTAAATTTAGATTTTTCACAATGTGCCGCCATAGGGGATTATCACAACGATAAAGCCCTGCTAACTGCTGTTGGGCTGAGTTTTAAGCCTAAAGATGCACATGAAAAATTAAAAGTCGATGTGAAGCTTAAGAACAAAGGCGGACGCGGTGCTGTGGCACAGATGATAGAGCTTATCATAGAAAAAAATGCTATGCAAAAAGAGTGGGACGAACTTTGGCGATAAAAATTTTTGGAATTTTAATCGCTCTTTTTAGCATTATTTTTGCTTTGGTTGGTATGCAAAATCCTTACACTATGGATTTAAAAAACTATGCACTTGATTTTAAAAATGTTGAGGCACATCATTTATATGCTTATGAATTAAATGCAAGTAGCGTAAAGTCTTATTATGAGGCAAAAAATTGGACTCGTTATAATGATAAAGATGTATTTAAAAATTTCATTAATTTGGGTGGAGATTTTAATTTGAGTGCAAATTCTTTGGAGGTTTTGGGCGAAAAGCAAGAAAATATCGTTTTTGAGGGAGATGTTGTTTATATTAGTGATGAAGTTAAAATTATGAGTGAAAAGATCAAATATAATACGGCAAATAAGCAAATTAGCAGCGATACGAAGTTTAAAGCTCTTTTTAATGATAATGTAGTTAAGGGAAATACGCTAAATTACGATACTAAAAACAAAA
Coding sequences within it:
- a CDS encoding septal ring lytic transglycosylase RlpA family protein produces the protein MQKIHTLKLVLASSTLLLLSGCGVTSYIRDNFNGNAQVYYPTNDFKSDPSKSGSKGTMKPYTINGKTYYPTVVEVGETADGIASWYGPGFHGKKTSNGETYDQNGLTAAHKTLPMNTILRVTNLNNHRQVTVRVNDRGPFAHNRIIDLSKGAAGKIDMIHAGTAPVRLEVIGFGNKNSGNEVVHSNVNYGSGGAISGGGNVYEGGNFMVQIGAFKNRSGAEITASKYKTYRTYSSTIRTSSVDGLNRVFLTGFRSEEEARDFASSGAFAGAFVVRE
- a CDS encoding HAD-IIIA family hydrolase is translated as MIELIFLDVDGCLTDGKIIYTQNGGEIKEFDVKDGAAIEAWLKLGKKIAIITGRNSPCVEQRAKDLKIEFVFQGIKDKLSCAKELLTKLNLDFSQCAAIGDYHNDKALLTAVGLSFKPKDAHEKLKVDVKLKNKGGRGAVAQMIELIIEKNAMQKEWDELWR